The Lebetimonas natsushimae genomic sequence AGATTTTATAATAGTGAGTGTTTCTGGTATTTTGAAAATGATTTAATCTTAATGGCTCCAAAGAAAAAAGATTTAGAAGAAGTTCTTTCAATTATAAAGGAATAAAAATGGGATTTAGTAATTTTTTGAAAAAATTTAAAAAACCTCATCCAAAAAAAGATGAAAGCAGCAACTGGATAAAATGCCCTGCATGCGGAGCTATCAGTTTTTATAAAGAAGTTCAAAAGCAGAACAATACCTGTCCAAAATGCGGATATCACTTTAGAATGAGCGCAATTGATAGAATCAATCTGCTCGCAGATGAGGGCACTTTTGTTGAATATGACAAAAATTTAAAACCAAACGACCCGCTTAATTTTGTAGATAAAAAAAGTTATAAAAAAAGAATAGAAGAAAACAGTAAAAAAACAGGCAATTATTCTTCCGTTATAAGCGGAGAATGCACGATAAATTCCATATTAGCACAGCTTGTTGTTTTTGATTTTAATTTTATGGGAGGAAGTCTTGGAAGCGTTGAGGGAGAAAAGATAGTAAGAGCAGTAAAAAGAGCAATTGAAAAAAAATGCGGCCTTGTAATCGTATCAACCAGCGGCGGGGCAAGAATGCAGGAGAGCACTTTTTCACTTATGCAGATGGCAAAAACTTCAGCAGCATTAGCCAGCTTAGCGGAGCACAAATTACCTTATATTTCAGTTTTAACAGACCCGACTTTTGGAGGGGTCAGCGCTTCATTTGCATTTTTAGGGGATTTTATTATTGCAGAACCGGGAGCAATGATTGGATTTGCCGGACCTAGGGTCATTAAACAAACTATTGGGGAAGATTTACCTGAAGGCTTTCAAAGAGCTGAATTCTTATTAGAACACGGTCTTATTGATATGGTAATTAAAAGAAACGAACTTAAAAAAACTATCGGAGATTTATTAAAATATACCCTAAAGAGCGCTTCTTGATTTATGCGCTTCTCGATTGGGACTGCTTACAAAAATACAATATCTCCATTAAGGATTTCTGTAAAAGTGCCAAAGGATTAAAAGCAAAATATCTCCAATACAGGGATAAA encodes the following:
- the accD gene encoding acetyl-CoA carboxylase, carboxyltransferase subunit beta, which codes for MGFSNFLKKFKKPHPKKDESSNWIKCPACGAISFYKEVQKQNNTCPKCGYHFRMSAIDRINLLADEGTFVEYDKNLKPNDPLNFVDKKSYKKRIEENSKKTGNYSSVISGECTINSILAQLVVFDFNFMGGSLGSVEGEKIVRAVKRAIEKKCGLVIVSTSGGARMQESTFSLMQMAKTSAALASLAEHKLPYISVLTDPTFGGVSASFAFLGDFIIAEPGAMIGFAGPRVIKQTIGEDLPEGFQRAEFLLEHGLIDMVIKRNELKKTIGDLLKYTLKSAS